The following coding sequences are from one Nicotiana tabacum cultivar K326 chromosome 1, ASM71507v2, whole genome shotgun sequence window:
- the LOC107823144 gene encoding serine/threonine-protein kinase Aurora-2-like isoform X1: protein MGIATENQPQQQHKNFQLLQASPEASSEADKKRWMLNDFDIGKPLGRGKFGHVYLAREKRSNHVVALKVLFKSQLKQSQVEHQLRREVEIQSHLRHPNILRLYGYFYDQKRVYLILEYAAKGELYKELQKCKYFSERRAATYVASLARALIYCHGKHVIHRDIKPENLLVGAQGELKIADFGWSVHTFNRRRTMCGTLDYLPPEMVESVEHDASVDIWSLGILCFEFLYGMPPFEAKEHSDTYRRIVQVDLKFPAKPIVSSAAKDLISQMLVKDSSQRLPLKKVLEHPWIVQNADPSGVYKG, encoded by the exons ATGGGGATCGCAACGGAGAATCAaccacagcaacaacacaag aattttcaacttctgcaggCGTCACCAGAGGCATCATCAGAGGCAGATAAAAAGAGGTGGATGCTTAATGATTTTGACATTGGGAAGCCTCTTGGAAGAGGAAAGTTTGGTCATGTATATCTAGCTAGGGAAAAAAGG AGCAATCACGTTGTCGCATTAAAAGTGCTGTTCAAGAGCCAGCTAAAGCAGTCCCAGGTCGAACATCAGCTTCGTCGTGAAGTTGAGATACAAAGCCACCTTCGTCATCCAAATATTTTGAGGCTTTATGGTTACTTTTATGACCAG AAACGTGTGTATTTGATCCTGGAATATGCTGCCAAGGGTGAACTCTACAAGGAGCTGCAGAAATGCAAATATTTTAGTGAACGGCGTGCTGCAACT TATGTTGCATCCTTAGCCCGAGCCCTAATATACTGTCATGGGAAGCACGTAATACACAGAGATATCAAGCCGGAGAATCTTTTGGTTGGTGCACAG GGTGAACTCAAAATTGCAGACTTTGGGTGGTCAGTGCATACCTTTAATCGGAGGCGGACTATGTGTGGCACTCTAGACTATTTGCCACCAGAGATGG TGGAAAGTGTGGAGCATGACGCAAGTGTGGATATTTGGAGCCTGGGTATCCTCTGCTTTGAGTTTCTGTATGGGATGCCTCCATTTGAAGCAAAGGAACACTCAGACACATATCGAAG GATTGTGCAAGTGGATCTCAAATTTCCTGCCAAACCAATTGTCTCATCAGCTGCCAAGGACCTTATTAGTCAG ATGCTTGTAAAGGATTCTTCTCAGCGTCTGCCCCTAAAAAAGGTCCTGGAGCATCCTTGGATTGTGCAGAATGCAGATCCTTCAGGTGTTTATAAGGGCTGA
- the LOC107823144 gene encoding serine/threonine-protein kinase Aurora-2-like, whose product MGIATENQPQQQHKASPEASSEADKKRWMLNDFDIGKPLGRGKFGHVYLAREKRSNHVVALKVLFKSQLKQSQVEHQLRREVEIQSHLRHPNILRLYGYFYDQKRVYLILEYAAKGELYKELQKCKYFSERRAATYVASLARALIYCHGKHVIHRDIKPENLLVGAQGELKIADFGWSVHTFNRRRTMCGTLDYLPPEMVESVEHDASVDIWSLGILCFEFLYGMPPFEAKEHSDTYRRIVQVDLKFPAKPIVSSAAKDLISQMLVKDSSQRLPLKKVLEHPWIVQNADPSGVYKG is encoded by the exons ATGGGGATCGCAACGGAGAATCAaccacagcaacaacacaag gCGTCACCAGAGGCATCATCAGAGGCAGATAAAAAGAGGTGGATGCTTAATGATTTTGACATTGGGAAGCCTCTTGGAAGAGGAAAGTTTGGTCATGTATATCTAGCTAGGGAAAAAAGG AGCAATCACGTTGTCGCATTAAAAGTGCTGTTCAAGAGCCAGCTAAAGCAGTCCCAGGTCGAACATCAGCTTCGTCGTGAAGTTGAGATACAAAGCCACCTTCGTCATCCAAATATTTTGAGGCTTTATGGTTACTTTTATGACCAG AAACGTGTGTATTTGATCCTGGAATATGCTGCCAAGGGTGAACTCTACAAGGAGCTGCAGAAATGCAAATATTTTAGTGAACGGCGTGCTGCAACT TATGTTGCATCCTTAGCCCGAGCCCTAATATACTGTCATGGGAAGCACGTAATACACAGAGATATCAAGCCGGAGAATCTTTTGGTTGGTGCACAG GGTGAACTCAAAATTGCAGACTTTGGGTGGTCAGTGCATACCTTTAATCGGAGGCGGACTATGTGTGGCACTCTAGACTATTTGCCACCAGAGATGG TGGAAAGTGTGGAGCATGACGCAAGTGTGGATATTTGGAGCCTGGGTATCCTCTGCTTTGAGTTTCTGTATGGGATGCCTCCATTTGAAGCAAAGGAACACTCAGACACATATCGAAG GATTGTGCAAGTGGATCTCAAATTTCCTGCCAAACCAATTGTCTCATCAGCTGCCAAGGACCTTATTAGTCAG ATGCTTGTAAAGGATTCTTCTCAGCGTCTGCCCCTAAAAAAGGTCCTGGAGCATCCTTGGATTGTGCAGAATGCAGATCCTTCAGGTGTTTATAAGGGCTGA